Part of the Quercus robur chromosome 5, dhQueRobu3.1, whole genome shotgun sequence genome, ttaatttttttaataaaattattgtaataatatatttatttatttatgaaaaataatttcataatattttcctaacaaattataattggtaagttattatttgaaagtataatttaaattactttttttttttgtccgtaattactaataataatctgtcatttaagatttgttgtaaaaatattgtaaacataacatttttctttatttgtatgGTTAGTATTATGATTATCTTTCAAGCTTTAATGGTCATTTGATTAGGCAGTTAATATAGGTGATTGCcttttaaatgtatatataattgACTAATACGTAGGAAATTAAAGATTTGATCATAGGATTAGGATTTcgattttaaattgttttttaagtCAAGGAGGGAGTATAGAGTATTTATTCTGATACGTTTAGGCTTTAGCTGTTTCTATTGGAGGTAGTTCAATGCTCCGTGGAAagagctttatttatttattttaatatttggaaaTGCGTTGTTTGTcgacttttatttatttatttattttttaacttaattaGATTTGGAGGGAATTTTTTTCAACCCATTAcatactaattaaataaattatttagatGTACTTTAAGTTATATAAACTATTTAATaactcattctcaaaaaaaaaaaaaaaaaacctatttaatTACTCGTGTGacttgtttaaactttaaataaaatataaaatagaagtCAAAAGACAAAACTACCTCCACATTTTTTTACTCattaaattaaaagttttaagGGTTGATGTATAAATTCATTTGCATACAACAAACAAACTCAAAATGAAGCACCCACTCAAGTTATTTTAATGTTATTAacattgattctaaaaaaaaaaaatgttattaacattgttttgtaaaaaaaaaaacttttattctccttttatatatatatatatatagagagagagagagagagagagagaaatagagatggatgattttataaattagtattattattgaaagagaatcaactggaaaatattgaaaagtacTGTAATAATAATTGAGTTTGAgagttgaaagttcaaaacaACTTTTTAGACCGAATTTTGGATATCATTGTTTATCAGTTTTTCTGCCCGATGAGTTTTACAACTTTTACaacttttgttttccttttgattttatCCTAATGGTTATTAAAAATTCAAGAGTGTCTTTTTTGAGATTGATTAGATAGAATTTTCTGTTGACTTTTTAGTTATGTTGGTGTAATTTgtgtaatttataaaatattagttttaatATTGACTTTTAAGTGAGGGCTATCTCTAGAATCTGGTGGCTgttttttataatatgatatggaGTTATGGGCCActcaatatattatatttaatattcttTGGACAAAAGGTCCAAGGTCTGATTTTGAAATCCCTGTTTGTCTTTATGAAAATGACGTAATTTGTAAAGAAAAGTCCACACACAATTGGTCTTTTCACCAGAACCGGAAGAAATATCCATGCACATGCTCTTTATAACGGTgccttataattattattttttaatcctgcTAGATTTTTGTTTGGCCTCATGTGAATAAGATCATTTTCTTAAGAgcgttattttaaaaaaaaaaaaaaatactttttttgtaaaataattttatgagaaaagaaaaaaataattaatttttttacctttttttattttttatatttttcataaaatttgtgttaaaacttttctaaaataatttatcatCTACTCTAAAGATATTAGTTAATATAACCCTTTTATTAAATTTGGAGAAAAATTTGATAGTTAGTTTGTTGATACATCTTGATATTTGTGAGTTTTAgttaactcaattagtaaagtctctgatggttgaataaaagatttaggttcaatctctgcctacataaaaaaccgattggtgttttaatctgataataaagaactatAATTAGGAGtagacgtcataggttgaaactctataaTTTACGCGAAATGAAAGATGTGTCTTGAAAATAAAGCTGGCCTTTTAGGTAAACAATTAATGTAAAAAGGGTTGTTGCGATGAaattaggttttcttttcttttttttttttggagaaaaaattaGGTTTATTTAATAGCCAAGTGGTGAAATGCTTGTGTCGGCAATTAGCCATGTACAACCAAAACAACAGtaagtaaagaaagaaaaagctttCTGCCATTTGATTGACAAAATCTTATCATTTATTTAGTAATTAGGACAAGAAAGTTTAGAGATACAACTTTTGTGTTACTcaaattttgatcaattttgtttttattcacCACTTTGGCAAATTGGGCAAAAAATTATGACAATGCGTGTCATACTCATACTCTCATCCTGAGTAAAAAGAATTTTGGAAATGCAAATAATATCTGCATTGCTTCTGAATGGGGGAGTAAAATAAGGGTCAATAATGACAAGCTGGGTCATAGTAATTCCAGACTCGATTAGAGTCCAAAATTCCAGGCTGACCCATCTAATACGCTCGGGACAGgtgatttttttggtttcatttgGTTGCCTCTCCAATTAAGCCTAGATGACAGGCTCTCCACTTGTTTCTTGGCCCATTAGAATTGATTCCTAGGTTTTTGTTGGCTGCCACTTCCAGTAATAGCTAGCGTCTGTGATTATCATTATTCATTAACCTACAGGGCAATCTCCAATGCGTTGAattggttgtaacttgtaaAACAATCTTACCCATTGGCTCAGAACCATTACTAGGATACGGCTCGTGTCATGTGCTTTTGTGGCATATTACATGTTGTGATAGTGATACTAATGCATGTTCCAATTAAGTGGTACACATTCGCGTACTGCGTTTAGTTGAGCTTAACATGTCTTGTGTTACttgaatgtgaaaaaaaaaatacaaataattttgatttattacTTTCATGATTCTGGAGatatttgtctttttttggttaattgttAGTTAATGGGAATTCATGACAGCATCCTTTACCTTGACATGCACAGTTGAATAAAATTTATGTTACTTTAAACACTGGCTAATTAAGCTAACAAGATGTTTTCCTCTCAGGTGGATCATTTGCCTATTTGAGGGTAGAGCTGGGTGATTTCATGGCCTTCATTGCTGCCGGAAACATCGTACTCGAGTACGTGATTAGTGGAGCAGCCGTTGCCCGTTCTTGGACATCCTACTTTGCCACACTCTTGAACCACCAGCCAAATGATTTCCGCATTGTAGCCCATAGTTTATCACCAGACTACAGATACCTTGACCCCATTGCCGTTGTTGTCTTGGCTATCATTTGCGTTATGGCTGTTATGAGCACAAAGGGCTCCTCGCGATTCAATTACATTGCCTCCATCTTCCATGTTGCTGTCattatcttcatcatcattgcAGGCCTTACAAAAGCAGACACCAAAAATTACAGCGATTTTGCACCGTTTGGCGCCCGTGGCATCTTTCAAGCATCAGCAGTGCTTTTCTTTGCCTATGTTGGATTTGATGCTGTCTCAACCATGGCTGAGGAAACAAAGAATCCCGGTCGGGACATTCCTATTGGTCTTGTTGGCTCAATGGTGATTACTACATTGGCATATTGTTTGCTAGCCGTGACGCTATGCCTGATGCAACCATACACAGATATTGATAAAGATGCACCATTTTCTGTGGCATTTGAAGCCGTAGGTATGGGATGGGCTAAGTACATAGTTGCTGCTGGTGCATTGAAGGGCATGACAACAGTTTTGCTTGTATCAGCAGTGGGTCAAGCTCGATATCTCACACATATTGCACGTACACACATGATGCCCCCGTGGCTCGCCATTGTGAATGAGAAAACTGGGACTCCTGTCAATGCCACAGTGGTCATGCTTGCAGCTACTGCAGTAATTGCCTTCTTCACATCGCTTGGGATTCTCTCAAACTTGCTCTCAATCTCCACACTGTTTATCTTTATGCTTGTGGCTATTGGCCTTCTTGTGCGTCGATACTATGTTAGTGGGGAGACAACAACAGCAAACCGTATCAAATTCATTGTGTTTCTTGCCCTTATTCTTGGATCTGCAATTGCCACTGCTGTTTATTGGGCCATATCTACTGATGGTTGGATTGCGTACGCAATAACTGGACCAATTTGGCTCTTGTCAACTATTGGGCTTTGGCTTTTCGTTCCACAGGCCAGGAAACCAAAAGTTTGGGGTTCACCATTGGTACCGTGGCTGCCATCACTATCAATTGCCATCAACATTTTCCTTCTTGGGTCTATAGATAGAGCATCGTTTGAAAGGTTCGGGTTATGGACTCTAATAATCTTggtttactatttattttttggattgcATGCGTCCTATGACACAGCCAAGGAAGCTAGCAGTGCCAAACAGATGAAAAATGTTGAAGAGGGGCCCATGAATTAGAGAAGTTAATAAGAAATGTGTGATGCATATGTTTATGTAGTTTCTGTCCATATTATGAAGGAGATGATGTATGTGTTCATGAAAGAAAACTGAAATTCTCTTTCCAGgcttttgttacatttttttattttctacgGGTTTTGTTGCAATGTAATTCTTTTACAAGTAAAAaatttggtacttttttttgtAGATTACATTCACACATGAAAGTTACAGGAACAAATTTAATTTGTCCTTTGTATggaaaaaagtattttgtattaaaacttATTTGGAATGTAGGACATCTTCTAGCTAATCAAAAGCCAGGTTAGTACTTAGTTATCTTGCTGATGAATTGCCCCATAATTCTATACAATGGTTGCCTTCCATCTCCctctcatcaaaatccccatCAAAGATCACTCGAAATCTACTCCGAATCACCAATCTCCACCGTTCAATTCCTTGTTTCAGTTTCACTTGGGCGTGTCTTTCTTAGGTAACTGCAATGTCTATAAGAATAAATCGAAGCCAATAACAAGAACTATGAGAcgtgggtttttgttttgaagcTTTAGTTTGGTCATATAcgtatttgttattttttaatgggtATCTGATAATTTTTGTTGGTTCATTCTCATAGTCATAGATTGTTGTGGTTTATGTCATAAGAGCATTCCTATCTAGTGTTCTATAAAAATGCAATTTTGATACAtcaaaaacactattttattattttaactcaccattttacaattcaccatatatcacatcttctattcttcaattctatacaataaaataatatatacaaatattaaaataacattaaaaaaaccaataatatataaaaatacaaaataaaaaaacaaaccacCCCTACCACAACCTACAGCCCACCCCTGCTGCCAGCACCCATCAACGCCCCACATCCCACCCACCACCGTCTCACACCAGAACCACCATAGCAGAacaccaaaaccaccaccacaaataaacaaaaacaaaaacaaaaacaaaaaacacaacccaAGCAGTCTTATCCCACACACCCACCCACTGCTGCCACCAATCCACCCATCGTTGACCCACCCACCCATCAACGCCCCACATCCCACCCCACCACTGTCTCACACCAGAACCACCACAGTAGAacaccaaaaccaccaccacatataaacaaaaacaaaaacaaaaaacacaacccaAGCAATCGCATCCCACTCACCTGCCGACTACTGCCGCTAACCCACCCACCCCTGACCCATCCATCGGAACCCATCCACAGGCTGGCCCACCTACCATCGAATTCGCACATCAGAACCCACCACCACCTATTTGCCCTTCACCATCGCAAGCCACTGATAGGCCGGCCCACCCACCACTGAATCTACCCGTCACAACCCACCACCATTGATCTGCCCATCACCATCTGAACCCACCCACTGCCGAACTCACCCATCAAAtcactgcaaaaaaaaaaaaaaaaaaaaaaaaaaaaaaaaaaaaaatagcaacagAGATTGGCATTAGGTTGAGGAGGTGGCATGGTGAGgctgagaggaagagagaaaagcaaTGAGAGTGAGAAGAAAAGATGAGGAagaatgagagaagagagaaaaaaagaataaagtgatgagagaggagagagaaaagagaataaaaaaataataaaacttttaccATTCCTGTCTATATGCTTTCATTTTTGAGATTGTACTGTTCACACATGCCAAATATTTTGGCATTTAGAACACTTGATGTGAATGCTTTATGGGTGTTATCTTATTTGCTTGTATGTGGAATATGTTTTCACTATGGTTTGTCCTACCATCCATTCATAATAATTACTCTTTGTCATTTGATAAAGACATTTGTTCGTTTTAAGTGTAGGTAGGGTTCCTATCTCATATTTCTTATTAGGCCCAGTAGATTTTTGGTGTGTGCCAAGTTTGaatccaaatattttatttgacaagaaaagactttaccagttgaactataATTGGAACCGCAAatatatttgtctttttttattattattataaacaaatatatggATATTACACATGACAATGACAAATGTCATCTTTCTATTTGTGGTTGGAGCTTAAGActaaaaacatgtttggagtcAAACATTTTCCCAAATATATTTGTCTTTTGATTAGCAAGAATCCAACCATAGTTTTGAAGGTCAGATCAGACCGCTCAGATTAACTAATAACCAACTCAAAAGCCCGTTTTTAGTCACTAAGAACCATATATTACAACTAAGTCCGTGAATCATTAGAACTGCGGTTGAATTGACTGGTTCAAGAAACTAGTTGTGGCTTAAGTATGGTTCAAACCATGttcattctttgaaaaaatGGCTTAAACTTCAAATGACAAGAATAGAGCCCGTGAACAAAAGATCACAAATTGCAAGATACACGTGATCACCAAGGCAACAATGCCTCctgtagttaaaaaaaaagggggctcCTATTATAAATTCTTCCGTTTCTTCCTATTTTAATATAGATGAAAGACATTTGGTAGACTAACAATCCAAAGGAAAAATATAGCCACCTTGCTTCAATAGAGAAGAACACGTCACCCAAATTTAAACAAAGTTTTTtggaaaaatccaaaaacctagAAGAGGTAAAAGCTCTAGAGCAATAAAGGGGTGTTTGGTATACcattcaaacaacaattttcagtttttaaacaacattacatgtatttctacacattttttcacccacacgtattttcacacatattttcaaacaataaaACACATGCTTTTAAGTGTATGTACCAAATACCCTCTAAGTCTTTCAAAATTTGTCACTCTTcatctctctttaaaaaaaaaaaaaaaaaaaaaaaaaaaaaaccctaagaaCAACCTAGAGAAACCCAAAACAgtaaaatcaaataaagattatctttcttaaaaaaaaaaaaaaattagtcaccccaaaatacacacacacacacacatataagtACAATAAATTAAAAGGGGAGAGGGGAtgtgcaagaaaataaatgggatgacaagaaattaaaaagcaaTAAGTAAAACCCTAGATGCCTAGGTGGGATGGGATTTCTTCCCCCTAAGGGTACTTCCTATTCATTGCCTAGGAGTTGGTCCAATACCCATCTAGGATAAccaacacaataataataatcaacaacaacaatatataCATTGAAATAAAAGGTTAGATATAAACACAATATATACAAGAACATAGTAAAGATAAAGCAATTACATACataaacaaagtaaaagaaagatttttttattttttattatatatatgaaaagatgATTACAATAGTAGAAGGAATAGGATGAGTTTAATTATTAAGAAACTAACCTATCCCAAAAAAACCTTACCCACAAAgattacaacaaaaaatgatgAGGCTTTTTTTGTAGGGTTTCCCAGATagagaaaagattttttttttttttttttgattttctaagctatttttttggatctctctctctctctctctctctgttttttcctatttttccctatattttctcatatatttttctacatgatttctttttcaaaattggggGTGGGGGTATTTATAGGAGAATGTGGAGAATAGGGGGCTAGCATTAGTGTATCAGGATACACTAGTGCTAGCCGCCCCTTTAAAGAGGCGGCTAGCATTGGTGTATCCTCCTGTTTTTGCCATTTCACAAgccctttttgtctttttctaatTTCTGGCCCAATCTTCACGCAGCCTTTTGAGCTctgttttctttgaattttatatgcATGAAAAGCTctagatgtctagtttccaaTGGTCTTGGCCTTGTTTGATTTGGAGTTATGGTTGTCGTGATATAGCCCTTGTAAGGAGGGTGGCGcaaagttgaaaaattttggatGTTTTCCTTGAAAATTCCGATCCGAAGCAGATATCGTCGAGCCCTTATGGTGAAAATTAGCTAAGACCTTGTTCTTTAAGATATTCTAGCATTCATATCTTCTAATAGCAGATATCGTCGAGCCCTTTTGGTGAAAATTAGCTAAGACCTTGTTCTTCAAGATGGTCTAGCCCGCTTGTTCTAGTTCTTGCCCAGTCagttcaatttattaagcaaaGTTGAGTAAAAAATTGTTAGTTTTCCTGAAAAATACAGTGAAGGTTTTATTAGGGTTTCGATATCTTTGTGATATCTTGTCTGTTTTAACTTTGATTTTTTCCTGTAAACTATCGTTTCAAATGGGAAAATATATCATACAAGATTGTCCAAAATTCAACACAATCCAATAGTCGGATAAAAAAGTCAACCTTTTGACTATACCCAGTTAGAGTTTTGGTCTTAATTACtgtaaaatagatttttcaaatGTTGTGACTTTTTGATTCACCATTCAAAcctattgtatttatttttaccctttttggctttgaaattcatgattttgcacttttttcaattttttgatttttctagtcTTTGTTTTGATGCGTGAACCATGAGAATGTCTTTTGTAAGAAGTCTTTGTGCTTTCTAGGAGAAGGGCCTTAGTATTAGAAGTTTATGCCTTCTATGAGAAGGGCTTTTTGTATGAgtgtttgatattttttaagaagtatggagatggtaaaaaatatagatgttttgtgggatgtagtatttgtaatatgtatgGGTAATAAGTATGGATACTTGGTGAGAAGTGTTTGTAAGATGTATGAGAGATATGTATGTGTATTTTGAGAGATAAGTAATTTGTAAGACATATAAGATATATGTATGGATATTTTATGATGATTGGTTATGTAAGATATGTGATAAATATGTAGGTATTTTGTGAAAGATATGGAAGTTTTAAAGGTAGTAAAGATATAAGATTATAACTGCTGGAGAGGTTGTAGTGACGGCTTGTGTTGCTTTCCAAAAGGAAATTTATTGTAAGAGAAGTGAAGAATGAGATGTGTTTATGCAGTAGAATGGATGAATTTCAAaatgagagagtgagggaatgAGTATAGTATGGGTAATAGTAGTGTAGTAATATATGGAATTGTGTGTGATTTGGTCCTCTTTGTATAGAGTCAAGTTTGAAACTAAATCGATTCAACTGGAGGAAAGATCAGCAAATTCTTAAATTCTTTATACGAGGCATACACTTAAATTCTTACACACCATCATTGTGGGCCTCTCAAATGCTGACCAGAAATTAAGACAAAACGTTCCCATCCCACGGTCCAAGTGTGACCAATATAAACTTTGAAGGTTCAAAAAAAGCATGATTTCGTtattcaattttgaaatttaagtaCCTAGAAGGATATTATATTgacaagagaaaaaaattaaattgatcacatcaataatttatttatccTTAACGATATTGAAATATATACTATCCATTAGCAGCTCCACATTAGAGTCAGGGTGGTCATGGAACCACCCTGAcctggaaaaaaaatcattattatatataaaatttaaaacttttatgatttttttaccttaaaaaaaatgtgtgatcaccctaaatttttttaggtctaatataattaaactttggacaaaatttagcaataAACATAGTTGTAGATTAAGGCTATAActctattcaatatttttttttattgaatatgaattttaacaattccacaattagattacattttttttcttatatccttcatacttgcaaaatttcaagaagattaaaaatcaatagctttTGTcttcaatcaaatgtttaattttcgagtttttgtagtctaagattatactaaaaaaataaatttatggatcaaatagtaaataatatctgattgacatgaaacttgacatgtgttttaagaacataaaaaacatacaatttaacATTTAGATTTTCGAAATATGTAAtcatattaatttgtttaatgaAAGTTGTAATCTTAAACTgcaactaagtttgtagtcaaactttgatcattttaaaaatatattggaactttacaaacaaaaaaaaaaaaatccaaaagaaattttatttacctaaaattttgaaagagatacaatttataatattgataatgagatataactatttttttttttgttaaaaattatataatttaagttttttaataacCACGTtagaaaaaattcttaaaactgCGGCTGATACTACAGTGTATAATCCACGTGTAACGGAAAGGAGGAAGCAGCCAAACTAAAAGCAAACATCTTTTACGATTTTTCTGTGTATAATCCACGTGTAACGGAAAGGAGGAAGCAGCCAAACTAAAAGCAAACATCTTTTACGATTTTTCTATCTTTCACACATGGGTGACATATGATCTCAGGTGGGTACCAATCCCCGTGGGACCTGCCGTAGGATCCTCTCTTGGACCTAATCCTAGCCGTCCAAATGGATTCTTCATTTGAAAGATTCTATACAGTTGCGAATCTTTGATTCTTTAGGCAGTTACCATTCTAAATACTAGAAGCTGTTTGCTACaagtatttaaatatatgtttttattttttaaacaatattacatatatttttatacattttttcatctacacgtatttttaaaaagaattcaTTAACAGGTGCTAGTcatctatacatatttttaaaaagaatttgttAACAGGTGCTGGCCAGCACCTGTTAATGAACCAATTGTGGTTCATTTATGATCTATCATAAATCCCACTTGtataagaaattaacaaaattttactttttagctATCATTTTGCAAAATGATTTGATTTTCTTCATCTAAACTGACATACATTTAATACATATTAAGTTTTTTTCaaatcccttaaaaaaaaacgtgaatagtttattttaaattttatcacattaacATGTGTTATACAACACCCGTTAATAGCaccctttcaaaaaaatacaaacaatgcTATTTGAACAACATACGGCcttaaattatgaaaaacactgcaatataataattatgcttctctgtctttttctttaatgTATAATTACTACTATCTAGACCAAGTTAATTACTACAAACACCatacaattaataaaaatactgctatagttttttttttttttttttttgaggtaatagATAGAAAAATACTGCTATAGTTACTACCTAATTTACTTTGATgtatttcatcaaaaaaaaaaaaaaaaaaaatttactttgatGTATAATTACGATTATCTAGAGCAAGTTAATTACTACAAATACCATTAACAATTTTAGTATACtaataaatttagttttttttttttaatttttgtagtgGGCTAGAAAATACTCTCGTGTATCAtttatttcagtttttaatttttaataatattgggCCTTCGAGTTGGACCCAACTATCAGCAGCGGATCAATCACTTGGATCAACcacttaaaaagttaaaacGAGAAAAGGCCCATAAGCTTAACATGATGAAAATACGAGTGATCCaagtccaaaaaatttttgaatttcaaaaaaatgttaccGTTGAGAAATTAGGCTATATTAAAAATTCCGTTGAGCACAAAGCCTCTGTTTTCAAAGctaaaacagagagagagagagagagagagagagagagagagagagagagagagaggtatcaGCAATGGAGGCGTTCGAGAAACTAAGAGAAAGCCTCTATTAATCAATTTAATGTTTAATTCTAATTCCAATTCGTGggtttcggttttttttttagtataggtTTCTTGTGATTGCTATTCAATTCGCCTAAACGTTGAAAAGATTGTTTCCAATTTTGTCAGAAACAACACTGATCCCAATTCTCAAGAAATTCTCAAGAGGACATTCAAGTTATAGTCGTTAAGGTTATTAGTATCATACATTGAAAAGTCTATTGTTATCGGTTATGACTTATATTTCCCTCAAAGCACTCTGTCTTCTTATTCTATTCTTTATATGATcaaattttttggtgactttttTTGTCGCAGAGTTTAATGTGGGTGTTGCTTTTTGCTCACGGTCATGGAATCTTGCACAGGTAATTTCCTTTAATTAAGGTTAAGATccttaaaattattaacataagTTGAGTCAGTGATTACTGAAAACAGTTTTGGTTTAAGGAAAATCTCATATATAGTATTTATTAAGAGAGAGTTAGTTTAGCCTATTGTGGGTTTATCGCACATGGTCTACACAAGAACAGTGCAGTGTTGGTTTGAACATTCACTAGGGAATTATTGGTTGGTATCATTAAAACTTATCAAGTGAGAACATGTCCTTATGCTGTAATTTCATTTTGGATGCTATTAATGAGATTATTAGTAATTTCATTCAATAAGATTATACTGTAATTTCATACAATAATTAAGGTAATCTCCAAATTTTCTCAATCTAAATGCTTCATTCATGTTTATACACAGTTTCAAGTTTTTgacttgaaaaataaaaataaaaatttgatgggTACAGTTAGactaaaatttgtatttgttatGTTGTGGCAGTTTTGTTGAGTTATTTGGTTTAGAATGATATACACAGTGATTGACAATTTCTACTTAACCGATGAGCATCTAAAGAACTCACCTTCTAGGAAAGATGGTATTGATGAAGATACTGAAACTACCTTACGAATCTATGGCTGTGATCTCATCCAAGAAAGTGGCATCTTGCTTAAACTGtatcctgtttttttttttttttctttatatgttgGGTTTATGAAATTGTTtacttttcttaattttcttggTTCAGTATGTTACCTTAATCTTTGTTCTTATAGACGTGAAGCTGTGGCGACCGGGCAGGTTCTATTCCGTCGTTTCTATTGCAAGAAATCGTTTGACTGCTTCAATGTTAAGGTTAAGTTTTGTCTCTTATCATTCTCTCTTTACATTGAGAATAAATGTAGGAAAGTAAAGTGTTCTTTGAAATGTATCCATAATGTTCTGATTGTTAGAATTATagttaaattcaccatttcctaatcGTTGGAAGTTTTGTGGACAATTAGTGATTTTTCAGGGTATCAATGCAAGTGGTCATGAGTTCAAACCCTACCTTCACTCCAACTTTctttaaaattgttaaaaatccCATGTGTTGGGCCTCACTTCTTAAGGGAGAGTTTGAGATTATACATGaggggagtgttagaattatggttagaTGATTAAATATACTGTTTATCCCATTACTTTTCTAACAGAAATATCATGACCTCAAGACTGACTTGAACAGAACAGAAAGACATGTATTGAAAGAGATGGGATTTGTTTGTCATGTTGAACATCCTCATAAATTCATATCTAACTACCTTGCCATTCTTGAAACACCTCCAGAACTGAGGCAGGAAGCTTGGAATCTAGCAAATGATAGGTACTTTTTGCAAATTAACTACTCATGGGCAAAAGTTAt contains:
- the LOC126726638 gene encoding cyclin-L1-1-like, translating into MIYTVIDNFYLTDEHLKNSPSRKDGIDEDTETTLRIYGCDLIQESGILLKLREAVATGQVLFRRFYCKKSFDCFNVKKYHDLKTDLNRTERHVLKEMGFVCHVEHPHKFISNYLAILETPPELRQEAWNLANDRHRE
- the LOC126726637 gene encoding cationic amino acid transporter 1-like, yielding MGDYGGDEGVRRRGCSCTKEDFLPEESFRSWGNYAKALKDTPRRLKDRVLTRSLDQTELVDVKARSQHEMKKTLNWWDLMWFGIGAVIGAGIFVLTGLEAQQHAGPAVVLSYVVSGISALLSVFCYTEFAVEIPVAGGSFAYLRVELGDFMAFIAAGNIVLEYVISGAAVARSWTSYFATLLNHQPNDFRIVAHSLSPDYRYLDPIAVVVLAIICVMAVMSTKGSSRFNYIASIFHVAVIIFIIIAGLTKADTKNYSDFAPFGARGIFQASAVLFFAYVGFDAVSTMAEETKNPGRDIPIGLVGSMVITTLAYCLLAVTLCLMQPYTDIDKDAPFSVAFEAVGMGWAKYIVAAGALKGMTTVLLVSAVGQARYLTHIARTHMMPPWLAIVNEKTGTPVNATVVMLAATAVIAFFTSLGILSNLLSISTLFIFMLVAIGLLVRRYYVSGETTTANRIKFIVFLALILGSAIATAVYWAISTDGWIAYAITGPIWLLSTIGLWLFVPQARKPKVWGSPLVPWLPSLSIAINIFLLGSIDRASFERFGLWTLIILVYYLFFGLHASYDTAKEASSAKQMKNVEEGPMN